The Natrinema saccharevitans genome includes the window ACGACCGCCCCGCCGCCGTTCTCGAGGGACTGCTGGGTGGCGATCGCGACGGCCGCGCCCTTTCCGCCCTGCCGCGGCGCGACCATGAACGTGACCGTCTGCGTTCCCTCCTCGAGTTCGTGTTTGGCGTAGTTGTAGCTCTCCGCGTCTTCTTCGAACGATCCCGACTCAGTGAGTGAGACAGTGGTCGGCTCGTCAGCTTCGATCTCGAGCGTGAACCGTCCCGGCGAGTAGGACCAATCAGTGACCCGTGTCTGGTTGTCGATCGTCCGAAGGGCGTCTTCACCTTCAGGGTCGACCACCGGCACTTGGTCGGACTCGTTCGCCGTCTGGTTGGCCGGCTGCTCCTGCGCGGCGGCCGGCCCAAGGCCCACGCCCATGCCCATCGCGATCGCGATCGCGACCGCGACGAGTGCGATTGTCCGGCGCATCTTAGTTGCCCCCCAGCCCCGGAATCATATCGGTCACGAACCCGACGACGGCCAGCACGACGACGCCGATGATCCCGAGTCCGAGCAACCCGCCGCCGTCCTCGAGCGGATTCCCACCGTCGAAGATCGGGCCCGGACCGCCGCCCGTCTGCTCGATGACGACCTTGGTCGTCTCCTCGCGCGTTTCTTCCTCGTCCTGCGCGGCGTCCTCTGCGGCGTCCTTGTACTTCCCGAAGTCGTCGCTCGGCTCGACTGTCAGCGGTTTCTCGAACTGGAGCGCCGTCGCATCGGGCTTCTCGTGGACGCCTTCGATGGCGAACGGGTCCGACAGCCGGACCGGGATCGCCTTCCCCTCGTCGTCCGAAGTCAGCGTCTCGCCGCTGAACGGATCAGCGTTGAACGACGACTGGTCGGTCCCGTCGTGGGTGATCGAGATCGAGTCGCCGTCGGCGACCTCGATCGTCCGAGCCGTCTCGCTTGTCGTCCCATCAGAATCCGTCACGTAGAACGTCGTCGGTCCGGCCTCGACCTCGACCGACACCTCTCCGTTCGAGTCCACCGAGTGCGAGGTATCGCCGCCCTTCACATTGATCACGGCGTCCGTCACGGCGTTTCCCGACCCGTCCTCGACCGTGATCGTGACCGACGCCATATCCTCCTGCTCCGGCTCGGGAACGCTGCGAATCTCGGCGGCCAGATAGAGCCGTCCAGTCGTGTTGTTCGGATTGATCGATTCCCCGACCGCCAATCCGTCGTTGAGATCGGGTTCCGACCAGAAAAGCAGCCCCTCGAGTTCGACCCCGTTCGGGAGCGTGACGACCGCCGGGTCTTTCGCTTCGCCCATGCGCATGGAGCGGTAGATCCCGGCCACTTCCTTCCACGTCGATAGGTTGCCGTCTCTTGCTTCCTCGAGTACCGCCGAGCCGCTCGAGAGCGAATGCACGTCGATTTCGCCGTCTACTGCTGGCTGGTAGAGGTTGCTAACCATCGTCTCGACGTGAGTTAGCTCCTCGTCCAGCATCGTCATTAGCTGGTCGTGGACCGCCATCCACTCGGTCGCGTTGATCATCTCCGCAGTGTCGGCGGACTCCCGGTCTAAGGCTTTCGCGCCCCACTGGCCGCCCATTCCGATGTTAGGATCGTTGTACGTCTCATTCTCGAGGTCGATGACAGAAATCGGGTCCGCGAGGTTCGCCGTGTCCGACGAGTTGAGTTCGTTATAAGGGTTGCTGCTAACGCTCGGGACACTCGACCACGGGACCATGATAATCTCCTTGGTTTTCTCGATCTGCGGGTAGTCGTCAACGTAGTGGATGACGCTCACCGTGTGCATGTCGCCATTGACAAGCTCCGCGCCAGTTTCCGAGAGCGGGTTTTCGCCGTTCTCGCCGAGGGCCGAGTTAGGGTCCATCGCTCCGGGCGAGTGCCCTGCGTAGTCTCCCGTCGAGTAATCACCGAATACGTCGAACACATCTTGGTAGGCAAGCTTATCGTTGTCTCCGGCGAGGCCAGCACGTCGCTGAGCCTTATCCATTTCAGTCGTCCACATATCGAAGAAATTCGCTTCGACCTTGGCGAAGGCGTCTCGAACGGCGTCCTTCGCGTTCGTGGTCGCTTGGGACTCTCCGACCTCATCGCTTGCCGACTGCATGATCGAGAACCCAGCATCCGAGCGAGCCAACTGCCGGAGCATCGCCACATCGCCCTGTAGGGATTCGATCGTCGGCTCTTGCCCCATCCGCATCTCTGTCGCGTCGGCATAGATGCGGTCGTGAAGTTCGTTCGCTCGCTGCTCGAGGATCGCCTCAGCATTCGCATCACCGCCGCCGGTCGCGGCCACTCCGACGAGCAGCCCTGCGACCGCCCCGCCCGCGACGAGCGTCCCCGCGACGAGTAGCGAGGCATCCGCCCGTCCGACCGGCGAGTAGCGTGGCGCGAGTTGATCGACCGCGGCCGGGGCCGCGACCATCGTCCCGCCCGCGACAGCCGCGCGCCGGACCAGCCCGCGCCGGGTCATCCCGCTCGAGCCATCGTCCGTCTCGGTGGGCCGTGGGCTGTGGGCCGACATCAGACCCCCACCCCGGATTGAACCGCCAGCGCGAGCCCGACGACCGTCGCGCTCGTCGCGAGGATGTACCCCACGATCACCGAACTATGCCACACCGTCGTACCGCCAAAAATGTGCGAAGTCATTGGTAGGTTGGTCCGCTTAGTCGCGCATGGTCCAGATCGCCGCGCCGATCACGGCGAGCCCGATCACCGCGCCCCCAACGAGCATCCCGCCACCGCCGAGATCGTCGCCGACGCCCGGCACGCCCCCGAGGAACCCGGAGCTATCTTCAACCGATGCACTGTCGACCGTCGACGGGCCCGAAACGACGACTCGGTAATCCGTGTCCAGCTCGAGACCGCTGGCATTCTCGTCGTAGCTGGCCGTCGTCGTGTTCCCCGCGTCGGCCGCGATCGTGTCCTCGAGCGCGATCGTGGCGTTGGCCGGGTCGTCCGCGTATTCGGTTTCGTTGTAGAACGTGACCGACGCCGACGTGTTCGCCGGATCGGTGACCGATTCGTTCCACGTAACCGAGACGTTGATCGGAGTCGATTCGTTCGAGACGGTCACCGTCTCGTTGGTCGAAAACTCCGAACTCTGTGCGCTCGCGACCCCGGCGACGCCGATCGTCACGAGCGACGCGACGAGCAACAGGCCGACGAGTACCGTCGTATCCTTCCGAAAGTTGAGTCTCATAGGTTCTACCTCCGAGTTTTACTTGTACGCGATGAGGTAGAACCCGGCTCCGTTCAGGAACACCATGAACCAGCCGAGCGGCCACGTCGATTCGACCGCGACCGAGACGGCCGGCACCAGCGCCGAGAGGATGTTCAGGATGAACATCAGGAGCAAGACGACCGTCTCGAGGTCGGTGTAGTCGCTGATGTCCGTCTGCCCGTTCGTGACCCACGCGGCGACGACGGTGATCATGGAGATGAGGAATCCCCACGTGATTTCCGTTCCGTTCGAAGCGACCAGAACGCCCTCGAAGCCGGTGTTAAACGGCGCGTTCAGAGTGAACGTCCCGACCGCCGCGACCGAGAACGACGCAAGGACGAACAGGGGCGCGAGGACGCTATCAATCAGGTCGATACCATCTTCCCGGCGCACGGCGTCCGGGACTGTACTTGCTGGCAAACTCAGTGCCATACGCTCGGTCGGCAACCCGCCTCTCCGAAAAACCTCGGAATAAAGGGATACTCCCCTTGGGGTACCCACTTGGAACCCAGAGAGTCACGAAGTTTTATGAGAGGGCGGGTTGCCCGCCGGATATGGCGCTGAACAAACTGCGAAAGATCGATCGCGATTCGGTCGGCATCACGATGCCGAAAGACGACATGCGCATCGAGGGCCTTCTCGACGAGGACGGCGAGATCGACGGCGACTATCACATGCACATCCGTCACGTCGACGACGGTCAGTGGTCCCTCGAGCTGGTCGAGGAGATCGAGGCATGATAGACGAGTACTTGGAGGAAGCCAGACGCGAGCAACGCCGCGACCTCGAGCGGGAAGCGACGGCCGCGATCGAACTCCGGGCTCGGCTCCCCCAGCTCGTCCAGGAGGCG containing:
- a CDS encoding carboxypeptidase regulatory-like domain-containing protein; translation: MSAHSPRPTETDDGSSGMTRRGLVRRAAVAGGTMVAAPAAVDQLAPRYSPVGRADASLLVAGTLVAGGAVAGLLVGVAATGGGDANAEAILEQRANELHDRIYADATEMRMGQEPTIESLQGDVAMLRQLARSDAGFSIMQSASDEVGESQATTNAKDAVRDAFAKVEANFFDMWTTEMDKAQRRAGLAGDNDKLAYQDVFDVFGDYSTGDYAGHSPGAMDPNSALGENGENPLSETGAELVNGDMHTVSVIHYVDDYPQIEKTKEIIMVPWSSVPSVSSNPYNELNSSDTANLADPISVIDLENETYNDPNIGMGGQWGAKALDRESADTAEMINATEWMAVHDQLMTMLDEELTHVETMVSNLYQPAVDGEIDVHSLSSGSAVLEEARDGNLSTWKEVAGIYRSMRMGEAKDPAVVTLPNGVELEGLLFWSEPDLNDGLAVGESINPNNTTGRLYLAAEIRSVPEPEQEDMASVTITVEDGSGNAVTDAVINVKGGDTSHSVDSNGEVSVEVEAGPTTFYVTDSDGTTSETARTIEVADGDSISITHDGTDQSSFNADPFSGETLTSDDEGKAIPVRLSDPFAIEGVHEKPDATALQFEKPLTVEPSDDFGKYKDAAEDAAQDEEETREETTKVVIEQTGGGPGPIFDGGNPLEDGGGLLGLGIIGVVVLAVVGFVTDMIPGLGGN